The Xyrauchen texanus isolate HMW12.3.18 chromosome 42, RBS_HiC_50CHRs, whole genome shotgun sequence genome includes the window CACCCACaggtttacaaaaataaaaaagggacaTTACGTCCAGCTTTAGTCACAAATGTGAGATTTCAGTATCTATAATAGAGTCAAACATTCTATTGCATAAATGCTTGTTTTCCCTAGCAGTGGTTATGCATGTTGGTTTCGAATTAagagttaaaaataaaacaactattgtaaattaaaatatattttgttattctaTCGTTCAAACTGAAATTCTTAACTCATAACATTTTTTGTAATAGctcaataaacacaataaaaccacattgGCATACATTAAGGCAAGGGCCAATATtatgaaggtagattttaaccAAAAGGTTGAACGGTGTCAGGTTGGGACAGGTCACATTATAACGGTCTGAAatctctgtcaggttggatggggactgttggtggacagccattttcaggtctctccagagatgttcgattgggttcaagtctgggctctagctgggccactcaagggcaTTCACAGAGATGTCCCTAAGCCAGTCTTGTCTTGTGTCtcgcgttgtcttggctgtgtgcttagggtcattgtcctgttggaaggtgaaccttcagcccagccTGAGGTCCTGAGTACTCTGGACTAGgtgttcattaaggatatctctgtattttgctgcattcagctttccttcaactctgaccagtccctgccactgaaaacacccccacagcatgatgctaccacaaccttgcttcaccgttgggatggtatcgcgcaggtgatgagcagtgcctggtttccgccagacatgacgcttggaattgaggccaaacagttcaatcttcgattcatcagaccagagaattttgtttctcacagtctggtGCACCTTTAACTGAGGAgcggcttctgtctggccactctaccataaagcccagatcggtggagtgttgcagtgatggttgtccttctgcaagtttctcccatctccacacatgatctctggagctcaaccagagtgaccatcagattcttggtcacctctcttaccaaggcccttctccccctatTGCTTagtttggctgggcagccagcactaggaagagtcctggttgttccaaacttcttctatttaagaattatggaggccactgtgcttttGGGAACCTTAAAAGCAGCCAATTTGATTTGTAgccttcctcagatctgtgcctcgacacaatcctgtctctgagctctgcaggcagttcctttggcctcatggcttggtttttgctctaatttgcattttcagctgtgagacatttgtgacaaggaggagggcatggcctggCCTTGATGACACATGCCCGGCGCTGAATTGTTGTAATgagctgggagggggataaagatgttGACTTttctgccagttcccgcctcGTTCTTGCCCATTCTGAACcagttacactggtgctgaaaccagggaaggaggagggatgcgctgtcagaGAACCCTCACCGCTGTTGGCAGGTCGCAACGCTGAGGAGGTATGGTACAGTAGTACTTGAGCGGTTCGTCAGGAGGCAGAGGAGCCTGCTGCCATTTGCCAGGAGACAGAGAAGATGCTGCAATCTACCTGGAGGCAGAGGAGCTCACTTCTGGCCACCTGGAGTGGAGGAgccgctgccgtccgccaggagGTGATGTCCAGTGCCATCACACAGCGTCGCAGAGGACCGCTGCCCAGCTAGCCGAGGACCAGGTGACAGTGTGTTCGGGGACCGGTCTCTCCCCTaactctttccctctccctcccctcatctctcacAGTGCTCCAGAGAGGCGtggaagacctgccggcagaaggtCTGCcagaagggcaacacctcccctccaggaagggaggggaggGCAGTACGTCCTGCCGGAGGTCTCCCTGGCCTGAAATGGGCGGCTGAGAAGTGTGACAAAGAGGAGGGCGTGCTGGGCCATGACAACGCACACCTGGTGCTGAATTGTCGTTatcagctgggagggggataaatATGAGCTGGaagcaccagagagagagagagaaatacaaggctgctgtgtgtgtgtgtgtgtgtgtgtgtgtgtgtgtgtgtgtgtgtgcatttatggtgttttaagttaatttatatcattaaacctttatgttgactgttcagccggttcctgcctcctccttgcccatccattACCTGTGGTGTCAAAACCCGGGAGGGAGAAGGGATGCGCTGTtgcagagtcctcgccactgccatctgccagtggagcagccacggccgtctgcctggggacggagagAGCGGCCACAGAGAGCCGGAGGAACCGCTGCTGTCCACCGAGAAGGGGAGGGGCAGTTCCGTCTACCAGAGGTCGGAAGGCTTGCTGCcaatttttcaaattataatagtaattttttatgttgtatatgtcctggctatacattgtgattagttgaattccactttggagaatcaaagtaccaatttctttccataagagcaaaatctgtacattattaaaacttttggccactagtgtatatatacatatgaatttattgattgttaTTTAGATTTAGCTGAAAAGCCATTTAATAGCctagattttaaatacagaaatgtagtggaagatgtttctttttcttttttacttttattattattatttcatatttcattaaaaaagacTGTgtctatagttttttttaatgttttgtatttGTGGCAATAGGAGTTGAATAGGTTAAAATAGCTGTGTTATGTATGTCTCTCTTTTTCCACTACACTGTGCTGCTGTGGATCTATGATCACGATCCATGGTCTATAGAGAGTGACACCAGAGCCTACCATTGGACAAGTCAATATCCAGTGTAAAGAGGCCTGATACACAAATTGATTTGGAATCAATAAGTCAGATAAAAACTTCTGTTAGCTACAAAGAGCGAAACATTTTTCAGAAGGGTAAATAGGGTCATTATATCAGCAAGGTGTTGCCCGGTTTAACTCTAACAGTATATTATTACAATTAGAGAGGCTGCAtgcaatgtctttttttttcttttgattttagacAAATCAATCTATTTTCCATCTTCACTCCAGACTCTAACAGAACCAGCGAAATTTACGACATACACGAGTTGTGAATGCCGGGCACCACATGAGAAGCTAACTGCAGTGCAAGCTCGACTTGGAACACCTGGTTAGTATTGCTTTCCTCctttttctttttcatcatcCTAAAGATTCATATATTATCTAATGTTGATATGTTGAGATCCTTAAACTGATCCCAGATCAAGTAATGCTTGCCAGACACCCCACCTCTGAGACTGGGCCCAGTGAGATTAGATTCACGGATTCCCCATTTATACAGTGACCCAGATTCTCACAGTCACGCATCACAAAGCTTCTATATACCAGAGTTCAAGAGGATAATAATTACAAGTGGATAATTATTACAAAGAAATGAacccagaagaaaaaaaagagaggttGCTCTTTAAACAGGGATctacatattaaaggaatagttcaccaaaaatgaaaaaccatcccagatgtgtatgactttcttctgctgaacacacacaagaatatttagaaggatatctctgctctgtaggtccattcagtgcaagtgaatggtggccagaactctgaagctctaaaaggacttaaatattcatcagtttctcacccgcacatatcatatcgcttctaaagatatggactgaaccactggagtcgtaaggATTACTCTTATCCTTTGAATGCTtcttgaagcttcaaagtttttgccaccattcacctgcattgtatggacctacagagctgagacactcttctaaaaatctttgtttgtgttcagcagaagaaagtcatacacatctaggatggtatgaggatgagtaaatgatgaaagaatttaatttatttgggtgaattatccctttaagactggTTTTTGAACCGatcttgaattaagtttgttCTCACGCCACTGACCACTTTTTTCTCGTTATATagcataaatatatacaaattttgtgagctTTATGCTTATTGGACATCACAGTTATGTTATattttggcaacattgttttcaaatatttctcataAAATTTCGACCAATTGTTGAAATTCAACAACAGTGTAGAACCaaattaatgtggatagcatagtcCAAATAATTTGATCTTCCAAGCATTGGATGAGAAATCTTtaaattgaaatctctgacttttgattagcctttggtatcttggcaaatctgaaacCAATTTGAGAcgttgagatcacttctgaaactcaagggtgtttttttctccaaaaaataTGAGAAGCAGGTTTGATCAACATTTGATCTCCatgtaatctcattgctgtctaggagtggcaaatgagatattaaagagatcacatttgttatttttctttcctatgggaaGGGATGAAAAGGAGAAGGGGTGAATGCTTTTTATGTCAGTAAGGGTATTGAAGTTAACTGTTTTAGGTTTCTGGAAGGTGGAACTGAAAATAAGGAGAGATAGCGttataaaaagtaatccatgtatTATGATATTTACTCTATACTGATCTCGACACCGGTTACTTGATTAGCTCTGTCAAAAGCTTTTAAATGTCTTAATCTAGGTTCAGTTGACAGGCCGGTGCGAATCTATGCAGATGGCATCTTCGATCTTTTCCATTCTGGTCATGCTCGCGCCCTGATGCAGGCTAAGAATCTGTTCCCTAATGCCTACCTTATAGTTGGAGGTATGGATATACAATTTATTTTGAGACTGAATTTACTTTTGAATTGAGAGGTCATATCCCTCTTAAATAGGTCTGctcatgtatgtgtgtctgtgtgtaaatgtttgtccATTGTGGAGACCAAATGTCCACACAAGGATTGTAAAACCTGAGACCACCTACACTGTGGGGACCAGCCAGCGGTCCccacgagggaaatggcttagtaaacatactaaattatgtttttttttttaaatgtaaaaatgctaaatgttttctgtgagggttaggtttagggctagggttaggggatataaattATCGTTAGATCTATATAAAATCCATagatgtctatggaaagtcccaacgatgattaaaaacaaaacgtgtgtgtgtttggggggtttacaaataatttttttgaggttacaaactggtaataacGAGGttattataaatgtggtttatgaggacatttctagtgtccccataattcaaattgcttaaaaacatactaaacaatgttttttgtgagggttaggtttaggggaagggataggggatagaatctatagtttgtactgtataaaaatcattatgactatggagagtcctcataaggatagccgcaccaacatgtgtgtgtgtttgtgtttgtttgtgtgaagttTTTAGTGATGACCTCACTCATAATTACAAGGGCTTCACAGTAATGACAGAAGACGAGCGGTACGAAGCTTTGAGGCACTGTCGCTACGTTGATGAAGTTTTGCGTGATGCACCGTGGACTCTGACTCAAGAATTTTTAGAAAAACACAAGGTCAGTTATTTAAGTCACTGTGTTTACGTCCTATCAGAGTCAATTAATTCCTTGTGGTTAACCCCATTTATCATGCTCTCCAGATAGACTTTGTGGCACATGACGATATCCCATACTCCTCTGCTGGATCTGAGGATGTATACAAGCATATCAAGGAGGCAGGTAAAGAAAAGTGGTCTTCACTAATGAGTAAAGTATGTTTTTGGTAAGACCTGGTCTAACATATGTGAGTGTCTCAGGTATGTTTGTGCCCACTAAAAGGACAGAAGGGATCTCAACGTCTGACCTGATCACCCGCATAGTGAGAGATTATGACGTATATGCCAGACGCAACTTGCAGAGGGGCTACACCGCTAAAGAACTGAATGTCAGTTATATCAATGTGAGTGAACAATTTTTTATGGATAAAATTAGCCCTGCCATTTTTATCTTGACCTTTATTCAAATTAAAGTATTAAAATAGATAGCAAATTATGACTATTAAAGAAAGCTTTGGTGAGCTAACTTTGAACTCTTTCTGGAAAGGAAAAGAAGTACCGTCTGCAGAATCAGGTGGAcaggatgaaagagaaagtgcGGACTGTTGAAGAAAAGTCAAAGCACTTTGTGTACAGAGTGGAGGAGAAGAGCCACGATCTTATCCAGAAGTGGGAGGATAAATCAAGAGAGTTCATTGGGAACTTCCTAGAGTTCTTTGGCCCAGATGGGACATGGGTAAGTATTTTAACTCATGTCTGTGAAGGGTTTAATCTGTTCAGATCTTTGTAGAGTGTCAGGTAGGCCTTCGCATCAGTCGTTGGGATGATGAGAATATGGAGGTAAAATGGCACTGGCTAAGTCCTGACAGCTAATATCCCATCGATAATGAAGAAGCAATTTTATCGATCCAATACATACCTTAGTATCAACCACAAATCTCTTCAAAAGATTCTGTAGGTAGATATCAACTTGTACATAGGTTTGGATTATAGCCGTTCTGCAAAGGAGAGCATGAAAAATTCCTGAAGCAAGAATAGAAGGTTGTGATTCCTGCTAAAAGAATTTCTAAATATAGGCATAAATGGTGGGAAAACTTTGCGCATGGCACATTTACTGTATTGTTTTTGTCAATCTATGAAATTCAGAACATTATATATGCATTCAAATTCACAGAAATATATTAAGTTTACTGCAGTTATGTTAAAGATGCACTCAATAACTTTTTGAAGTTTGTCGAAGTATGAATTAcattgacacctagtggcctggatgctgcatcattcaaacacagtagttttcatttaccaaggccattatagaaattcactatgcacaatAAGACAGGTTTAATTTAATCCACGAGTGAaattgtccaataacagggcagttactgagattaagcaagtagtatttagctggtcatgtgatgctaacatggcagcccccatgaggtgcCCCTTccccatgcagaataaaacagcttttataaggttactgatataactgaACTGTCCATCTCActagtggtcatgattttatattcaaatatttcaaagtgcagggtggaaaatgaatatgaaaccttggatttaataactggcatATAACTGGCTATAGGCAATAACATTAGCCAAGCATTTCCTGTAATGCACAACAGTTCCTGCAACTGTAACTGTATTTATTAGGTCTCTTTATTACATGGCTCAGTGGAATACTTGATTATGCCAACCATGATCTGATATTTGGGAATAATGACTGCACATCTGGGGATAATGTGATATCAGGCTGGTCATCCAGGTATTCgggtcatctttcctacttcttgtGTCATTCTGCGATCTAtataagtaagctaataaaatcaataattttgtaactcaaatcaatatttcatgcccatttatttatttatttgtcaagtagttgtgtaatactgtatgtgggataatgaacagtcagTCAGATGGCCATTCTGTAAATACAGACAGAACTGCAAACCAGAGATGGGATTCAGCTGTTCCTGGAGACTGTCTTTTTTCATCACATAATAACATAAATTCAactcaaataattatttattgtccatttaattatttacagtattttgtaaGCAATCATctaataagcaggataatctaCAGTCTGCCAgtcataatcacaaaataaaccaacCTGTCtcgatttattttgtgattatgacCAGCTTACTAGTTTATCCTTTACATAATACACCCTGATCACACTACAATTACTACAAccagattttattttttctttaaaatgttctcCAGAAGCAGATGTTTCAGGAACGGAGTGGTCGAATGATCCAGGCTTTTTCACCGTGCTACTCACCCAGCAGTAGCCCTCCAAGGGACTTTTCTCCATCCCGTTCCCCATCGCCCCCCTCTCGCTGGGCCATGCATAGGACCTCTCCGCCCTCTACCCCAAAGAGGGCGTCTGCCTCCATCAGCAGCATGAGTGAAGGTGACGAAGATGAAAAGTGAGGAAATGGACCATCAAATTCTCACATAAAAGACTGCACTTTACcctcacacatatactcacttAAACACACTGGCAGTGTTGATTGGTCCAATAAACTACCCTCATGGGAaaattgtatatactgtaattgTACACAGCACAGGGTTCTTAAAGTCCTGCACATCTGGTATTGCAGCTAATATTTTTTATAGCCATTGCTGACCCTTTCTATAATGAGAACATATTTCTCCTATGGTGTTCCATGTGTAAtgagagccagctggtatgtgatagctgtgcagtgtgtaaacctcacttcccTTGCCTCAAGAGGcccactagtgactgacgctggAGGCTGTAGCCTTAAGCCTCCTCATTAGtgcgcccgcctcccatgccagctgACGCCGGTTTGATTCCCGCTCGGAATGGGTCAAGCAGGACCTGTtgcagtggtgccatgacccggacaagattgagtgtaacgggagccagctggtacgtgatagctgtgtggtatgtgtaaatctcactcctctggcctcaagaggcactagcgactgacgctaggggctgtagcctttagcctcctcgttgaTGCTGGTTGCTGGTTCAAATCCTGCTCGGaatgggtcgagcaggaccagttacatatGGAAGAAACCACTGGTGGTCGTTGAGGAGAGTCCccagttcactgtgtaaagcgctttgagtgtagtgtcagaaaagcactatataaatgtcaaattcattcattcaagtcatacagatttggaaatATGAgtctgagtaaattatgaaagagtttaaatatttgggtgaactatacatgTAACCTCAAAATAAAgctctttattaaaataaataaataaaaaatagacaagCTCAAAAAAAGAATCCTATCAAAGAAAATTAATGGTGATTAAAATAtggaaatgaaaataatttatacaagtttggaacaatatgagggtgagtaaatgatgacagaattttcatttttgggtgaagtatccctttaaatgttatgAGTTActttaaataacacaaatggatggTAGTATTGGAAGATGcctttattgttcattttttaataGGTACTTCAGAAGGAATGTTAATAGATCAATATCTTCATTGCAATAAATGATAAGTGTGTATAGAATGTCAGGTTCCAAACTATTTCAGCATTACACAAAATAATTGAACACTTggttaaaacattgttttaaacggcATTTATCTACAAGCAGTGGCATTTTACTAATCAAGTATAAGAAacttccaaaaacaaaagtatcacgaaaacacacacacacaaatgtctgTTCCACCTGAAAAGTTATGAACCACTAAAATATCTGTTCACTTGTATAGGACAGTAATCTCTGTGAAGCTAAACAGATTTCCCAATGTGTTTTTTACATTAACAGACTGCATGCATGCACAAACAAGAGTATACTGGCAAAATCAACTATATTTGAGCTTGTTACAAAGACTGAGGcttttttttacaagaatataTGCTTGCATACTTCAGTCTGCTCTTCAGAACACATAAGGCGTTCAAGGCGTCAAAGTGCTTTCTTCATTgtctaaataaacaaaattaaaaccattctacaaatcctttaaaatgaatactgaaatatatattttaataagagTATGACAAAAAGTAAGGTGCTATATTATGATCATCACCAAAAAAATGTCTTAAGTCAGAAAAAGACCTCCAAACACCACAAACCAGCATTAAGACAATTGTAaatgctttttaatgtttttttttcctatgacagaaatgtccaggtcatatttcaccctaaatTCTATTAATCCTATTTGTGAAGCCATTATtatgaaaatgtcataatttgGAGGTGGGGTTCGTTCTATTTCTTTACACAAAACATCACTTCCCATATTTGTCtttgcatttttgtgtgaaatatgacCTAGGCATGTTCTTGACAGATTTTGAGGGATTAACCATGGAGTGTTGCTGTAAAGATACACAAAGTGAAGCATAAACAAATGTCAATCTTTTGCAAATTTGTAAAAGCAAAAATTCTAAAAAGAGGCAAAAGTTACCTAACTATAGCAATATCATTCAGGTCCACCTCAAAATACTTGTGCATTCAAAAGAACAGTTAAGTGATGCATGATCGGGTATTTTTTGTGAAGTACTGCTTGGACACAGTGATTTTAACACAGTGGGACACATGCAGGGCCAAATTAAGCTTGTAAGCATTGGAAACACGGCAATGTATTTCATTCAAACAACTCTTCAATGCATAATTGCCCCAAAACACTCCTAAATCAGAATAAAGCTCATGAGAATCCAGTCCATTTATGTTTGCCTCTATCTCTCACAGTTAATAACACTGATTGCTGACAATGACATCATTAAGTGAAATTActtctatgattttttttttttatctagttaTGCATTTATTCTCAAACACGTGTTGCTGTAACATTTCAACACTTTGATGGGACTCTACACAATCTAAACAATGTTACAATCTGTTTCAATAATGTCTGCAAGCAAATTTCTTTCAAATATTCTCCATCTAATGTCACCATAATgggtcaatttttttttaaagaagtacatgttttttttaaagctgaagtatgtcatttctgtgccactagtgccgTCAAACatgattgcaaaaataaacatagttttcaaaacagctttttgaatacaccccccatcttccattgataaaaaacaaaaacaaaaaaaaaacacagatattCCTGCCAACAACTCAtcccattggttgagtcagtgttatTGTCTCTATTGAGACAGGTGGCTCaaaacagaggaattttcatagcgccacatagacacagtgtttacagattttaagacaattacctataaatggcttacttatagttatcttttcatattaagctgggataggaggaagtattttaacactgaaaaagttacatacttcagctttaagacaaaaacaaaag containing:
- the LOC127635287 gene encoding choline-phosphate cytidylyltransferase B-like isoform X3 encodes the protein MEELEHTCPLPRTPVPASSLPIHYLWCQNPGGRRDALLQSPRHCHLPVEQPRPSAWGRRERPQRAGGTAAVHREGEGQFRLPETLTEPAKFTTYTSCECRAPHEKLTAVQARLGTPGSVDRPVRIYADGIFDLFHSGHARALMQAKNLFPNAYLIVGVFSDDLTHNYKGFTVMTEDERYEALRHCRYVDEVLRDAPWTLTQEFLEKHKIDFVAHDDIPYSSAGSEDVYKHIKEAEGISTSDLITRIVRDYDVYARRNLQRGYTAKELNVSYINEKKYRLQNQVDRMKEKVRTVEEKSKHFVYRVEEKSHDLIQKWEDKSREFIGNFLEFFGPDGTWKQMFQERSGRMIQAFSPCYSPSSSPPRDFSPSRSPSPPSRWAMHRTSPPSTPKRASASISSMSEGDEDEK
- the LOC127635287 gene encoding choline-phosphate cytidylyltransferase B-like isoform X1, producing the protein MEELEHTCPLPRTPVPASSLPIHYLWCQNPGGRRDALLQSPRHCHLPVEQPRPSAWGRRERPQRAGGTAAVHREGEGQFRLPETLTEPAKFTTYTSCECRAPHEKLTAVQARLGTPGSVDRPVRIYADGIFDLFHSGHARALMQAKNLFPNAYLIVGVFSDDLTHNYKGFTVMTEDERYEALRHCRYVDEVLRDAPWTLTQEFLEKHKIDFVAHDDIPYSSAGSEDVYKHIKEAGMFVPTKRTEGISTSDLITRIVRDYDVYARRNLQRGYTAKELNVSYINEKKYRLQNQVDRMKEKVRTVEEKSKHFVYRVEEKSHDLIQKWEDKSREFIGNFLEFFGPDGTWKQMFQERSGRMIQAFSPCYSPSSSPPRDFSPSRSPSPPSRWAMHRTSPPSTPKRASASISSMSEGDEDEK
- the LOC127635287 gene encoding choline-phosphate cytidylyltransferase B-like isoform X2, giving the protein MEELEHTCPLPRTPVPASSLPIHYLWCQNPGGRRDALLQSPRHCHLPVEQPRPSAWGRRERPQRAGGTAAVHREGEGQFRLPETLTEPAKFTTYTSCECRAPHEKLTAVQARLGTPGSVDRPVRIYADGIFDLFHSGHARALMQAKNLFPNAYLIVGVFSDDLTHNYKGFTVMTEDERYEALRHCRYVDEVLRDAPWTLTQEFLEKHKIDFVAHDDIPYSSAGSEDVYKHIKEAGMFVPTKRTEGISTSDLITRIVRDYDVYARRNLQRGYTAKELNVSYINEKKYRLQNQVDRMKEKVRTVEEKSKHFVYRVEEKSHDLIQKWEDKSREFIGNFLEFFGPDGTWQMFQERSGRMIQAFSPCYSPSSSPPRDFSPSRSPSPPSRWAMHRTSPPSTPKRASASISSMSEGDEDEK